Proteins found in one Methanomassiliicoccus sp. genomic segment:
- a CDS encoding glycosyltransferase family 4 protein, producing MRVAVLSYYGFEMVKGGTELFTEQLRRAFPDLVTITFEDSGRTSLPILDRLNLKEVWMGASIGRHFRRLCKEEGFDLILCNSTAGWWLSIFRPRAPMVNVFHYTSIGFAEGTLHGTPGFLPTRYMMPLLEKLTSFSKHNVAVSPKVQRELADRYGIRSQVIVNGVDVELFAPRDKVEARRMLGIEHDGPVAIFVGRADRTKGFDLVREVAARREDLRVLCVTSSEVEGKNLIVRRNVPHDLMPLHYCAADLLLFPTHYEACSYTPFEAMACDVPVVTSRTGIFEDLEDDRVGVVVPSFDVEHHLAAIDEVLARELHPRTVVMESFSLERFAEQYREMATRLVAERSKR from the coding sequence ATGAGGGTCGCGGTCCTGTCCTACTACGGTTTCGAAATGGTGAAGGGGGGCACGGAGCTTTTCACCGAGCAGCTCCGTCGGGCGTTCCCCGACCTCGTCACCATCACCTTCGAGGACAGCGGGCGGACCTCCCTGCCCATCCTCGACCGCCTCAATCTCAAAGAGGTGTGGATGGGCGCATCCATCGGACGCCACTTCCGGAGGTTATGCAAGGAGGAGGGCTTCGATCTCATCCTGTGCAACTCTACCGCGGGATGGTGGCTCTCCATTTTCCGACCGCGCGCACCCATGGTCAACGTGTTCCATTACACCTCCATAGGTTTCGCGGAGGGCACGCTTCATGGCACCCCTGGCTTCCTGCCGACGAGATATATGATGCCTCTTCTGGAGAAGTTGACATCGTTCTCCAAGCACAACGTGGCCGTGAGCCCCAAGGTGCAGAGGGAGCTGGCCGACCGCTATGGGATACGGTCCCAGGTGATAGTGAACGGAGTGGACGTGGAGCTATTCGCCCCTCGTGACAAGGTGGAAGCCAGGAGGATGCTGGGGATCGAGCACGACGGACCTGTGGCGATCTTCGTCGGAAGGGCGGACCGCACCAAGGGGTTCGACCTGGTCCGAGAGGTCGCCGCTCGCCGCGAGGACCTCAGGGTGCTGTGCGTCACCTCTTCGGAGGTGGAGGGGAAGAACCTCATTGTCCGCAGGAACGTCCCCCATGACCTCATGCCCCTGCACTATTGTGCGGCCGACCTCCTGCTGTTCCCTACTCACTATGAGGCCTGCAGCTACACGCCCTTCGAGGCCATGGCCTGTGATGTGCCGGTGGTGACCTCGCGCACAGGAATCTTCGAGGACCTCGAGGACGACAGGGTCGGGGTCGTCGTCCCCTCCTTCGATGTCGAGCACCACCTCGCAGCGATCGATGAGGTCTTGGCAAGGGAGCTTCATCCCCGTACGGTGGTGATGGAGAGTTTCAGCCTTGAGAGGTTCGCGGAGCAGTACCGGGAGATGGCCACAAGATTGGTCGCGGAGCGTTCAAAAAGGTGA
- a CDS encoding glycosyltransferase: MSTINKKAIIGLDAGTAGSGGGADDATGGRPTATVIVCTFNRVQWLSKCLRSLEEQVPRPDEIMVVDGPSTDGTREMLELLEKQGSITLVRQPRLDGISAARNLGLSQAKGDIVCYIDDDAIAQPGWLASLLPLYRDPRVGGAGGPVYDIEGRPAMGRNAVAPDGQWFDESKGESIEGLSQVMVGCNMSFRRTALSGVGGFDPYFKFHQDETDACLAVLGAGYSILYDEGALVWHAWCEGSYRRDKVKWYLRLRYLWGRNNSYLVRKHFGKQVRFADYFGSRFMGFFTRRAPRADAVKKEAASDTEKMPPFFVAVGALSEVYGLLKGWKDGGSVRRT; encoded by the coding sequence TTGAGCACCATTAACAAGAAGGCCATCATCGGCCTGGATGCAGGAACGGCAGGTTCCGGAGGGGGCGCGGATGACGCCACAGGCGGCAGACCGACGGCCACGGTGATCGTGTGCACGTTCAACCGGGTACAGTGGCTGTCGAAGTGCCTCCGTTCCCTTGAAGAGCAGGTCCCCCGCCCCGACGAGATCATGGTGGTCGACGGTCCTTCCACCGACGGCACCAGGGAGATGCTGGAACTACTGGAAAAGCAGGGCAGCATCACCCTTGTGAGGCAGCCCCGGCTTGATGGTATATCCGCTGCCAGGAACCTCGGTCTTTCGCAGGCCAAGGGGGACATCGTCTGCTACATCGATGACGATGCCATCGCCCAGCCGGGGTGGCTGGCCTCTCTGCTTCCACTGTACAGGGACCCCCGGGTGGGAGGAGCGGGAGGGCCGGTCTACGACATCGAGGGCCGCCCCGCCATGGGCAGGAACGCGGTGGCCCCGGATGGCCAGTGGTTCGACGAGTCCAAGGGGGAGAGCATCGAGGGCCTGAGCCAGGTGATGGTCGGATGCAACATGTCCTTCCGCCGCACCGCACTTTCCGGCGTGGGCGGTTTCGACCCCTACTTCAAGTTCCACCAGGACGAGACCGATGCCTGCCTGGCGGTCCTGGGAGCCGGATACAGCATACTGTACGACGAGGGAGCGCTTGTTTGGCACGCATGGTGCGAGGGCTCCTACCGCAGGGACAAGGTGAAGTGGTACCTCCGCCTGAGGTACCTGTGGGGGAGGAACAACTCCTATCTCGTGCGTAAGCACTTCGGGAAGCAGGTGCGGTTCGCGGACTACTTCGGCTCCCGCTTCATGGGCTTCTTCACGAGGAGGGCGCCGCGGGCCGATGCGGTCAAGAAGGAGGCGGCATCGGACACCGAGAAAATGCCCCCGTTCTTCGTTGCCGTAGGAGCTCTGTCCGAGGTGTACGGCCTTCTGAAGGGCTGGAAGGACGGCGGCAGCGTCCGCCGAACCTGA
- a CDS encoding CPBP family intramembrane metalloprotease, which yields MTTSFSSTQVHEEVRWPVLTLLSLPFVCGCASIYLYRLMGIEEAALAALFLLVFGLLSAMVMVLFVEQREVALAASSVVLVQALALVVMLLPNLNWLPMEHLPLLVVMAGAIVIHYRSVQLPVLRSHPLLLRSVMIVLVLPLGLALAEALFLGYRFFENFHIGRSTIMMIPIIAVWGYLEEVLFRGIALRSSLPLLGRWRAILFSASLGAVFMLFWGSLPYAFFAFFLGIVMGVLYMRSHSLMFVGTVHALTDIWMVVALLILGVTG from the coding sequence ATGACCACTTCTTTCTCATCCACACAGGTCCATGAGGAGGTGCGCTGGCCTGTGCTGACCCTCCTGAGCCTGCCCTTTGTTTGCGGGTGCGCGTCCATCTACCTCTACCGCCTCATGGGCATAGAGGAGGCAGCATTGGCCGCCCTTTTCCTGTTGGTCTTCGGGCTGCTGTCGGCCATGGTCATGGTGCTGTTCGTCGAGCAGAGAGAGGTGGCCCTGGCCGCCTCCTCGGTGGTCCTGGTGCAGGCCTTGGCGTTGGTGGTCATGCTCCTACCTAATTTGAACTGGTTGCCCATGGAGCATCTGCCTCTCTTAGTGGTGATGGCCGGCGCCATCGTCATTCACTACCGCTCCGTCCAGCTCCCCGTCCTCAGGTCCCACCCTCTCCTCCTGCGCTCGGTGATGATCGTGCTCGTGCTGCCCCTGGGCCTGGCGCTGGCTGAGGCCCTTTTCCTGGGCTACCGATTCTTCGAGAACTTCCATATCGGAAGGTCCACCATCATGATGATCCCCATAATTGCGGTTTGGGGGTATCTGGAGGAGGTGCTGTTCCGGGGCATCGCCCTACGCTCCTCCCTTCCATTGCTGGGCCGGTGGCGGGCGATACTGTTCTCGGCGTCCCTGGGGGCGGTGTTCATGCTGTTCTGGGGCTCGCTGCCGTACGCCTTCTTCGCCTTCTTCCTGGGCATCGTGATGGGGGTGCTGTACATGAGGTCCCACAGCCTCATGTTCGTGGGCACCGTGCACGCCCTCACCGACATCTGGATGGTCGTCGCCCTGCTGATCTTGGGTGTCACCGGCTGA
- a CDS encoding DUF1616 domain-containing protein, with protein MANKAVRLYVGPGKPYDLVAVCAIVTVSVLLALLDVQGVVRWTLGFLAVFFAPGYAIVSALFPGRKAIIAPSFTARRDEHTMTISLLERIIIGSVLGSAVMALAGTVITRGILNFDVWVVAVEAITITYVASWMAIKRRELTPPEDQFVLYSTPRLSTPKLSSGERAISALIAVAVVALAALAVQGMGAKPVVEEHSELHIVGVDGDMDSLPSVLAPGQAGLMRVTVISHLSSAEMFHLVLSLEQTPANSSAFDPAQIVDISPGQGRSYQFELQPGAKWQQDVAFVINAAGNQTLYLTLDDGMEVKSNWLPLEIT; from the coding sequence ATGGCAAACAAGGCGGTTAGGTTATACGTTGGACCGGGCAAGCCATATGACCTGGTTGCGGTCTGTGCGATCGTGACCGTCTCGGTCCTCCTGGCCCTTCTCGATGTGCAGGGCGTGGTTCGATGGACGCTAGGGTTCCTGGCGGTGTTCTTCGCCCCCGGGTACGCCATCGTGTCCGCGCTCTTCCCAGGGCGCAAGGCCATCATCGCCCCGTCCTTCACCGCCCGCCGCGACGAGCACACCATGACCATCTCTCTCCTGGAGAGGATCATCATCGGTTCGGTACTAGGCTCGGCGGTCATGGCGCTGGCGGGCACCGTTATTACCAGGGGCATCCTGAACTTCGATGTCTGGGTAGTGGCGGTGGAGGCGATCACGATAACGTACGTCGCCTCCTGGATGGCAATAAAGCGCCGTGAGCTGACTCCTCCGGAGGACCAGTTCGTGCTATACAGCACCCCGCGGTTGAGCACGCCAAAACTGTCCTCGGGAGAGCGGGCCATCTCCGCGCTCATAGCCGTGGCCGTGGTGGCGCTGGCAGCGCTGGCGGTCCAGGGAATGGGCGCCAAGCCCGTTGTCGAGGAGCACTCGGAGCTGCACATCGTAGGCGTGGACGGCGACATGGACAGCCTCCCCAGCGTCCTGGCCCCGGGCCAGGCGGGCCTGATGAGGGTGACCGTGATATCGCACCTCAGCTCCGCAGAGATGTTCCACCTCGTCCTATCTTTAGAGCAGACGCCCGCCAATTCATCGGCCTTCGACCCCGCGCAGATCGTGGACATCTCCCCCGGACAGGGGAGGTCCTACCAGTTCGAGCTGCAGCCGGGAGCAAAGTGGCAGCAGGACGTCGCCTTCGTGATCAATGCCGCCGGAAACCAGACCCTGTACCTGACCCTTGATGATGGTATGGAGGTGAAGAGCAACTGGCTTCCATTGGAGATAACCTAG
- a CDS encoding glycosyltransferase: MKIAFVPRVAVDPTNSERTPKLLYLLSQWFEVVPIPTGALDTMTFDQSRNRFFRYVTFLLNEISITWGTLRRGRKEKVSAVFAEGTYYSLAGGMAARMLGVPMIWDNHGNIKDFSATLGKSDLFLQGNLLLEKVLARLATKILVVSQKEVEAYRSLGFDISKFEVVPTCADMTLVRSLTRTREGARKELKVSEGTKVVLFFGTLKYMPNLDAAQYLAKELYPRVAAEVPGTELFIAGSGSLGEDAPPGVRMLGFVPDLYLWLSAADVCVAPMWKGVGILTKVIDMLSVGRATVVSPLALEGIPELEHGVNCMMGKDRDEFTSQVISLLRDPPGANALGSRGRELVSERYSWEIVGPRLRGLILALTEDR; this comes from the coding sequence ATGAAGATCGCGTTCGTGCCCAGGGTGGCGGTGGACCCCACGAACTCGGAGAGGACCCCCAAGCTGCTCTACCTCCTTTCGCAGTGGTTCGAGGTGGTGCCCATACCCACGGGCGCCCTGGACACGATGACCTTCGACCAGTCGAGGAACCGCTTCTTCCGCTACGTGACCTTCTTGCTCAATGAGATCTCCATCACGTGGGGCACTTTGAGGAGAGGGAGGAAGGAGAAGGTGTCGGCGGTCTTCGCCGAAGGTACCTATTACTCTCTCGCCGGGGGGATGGCCGCCCGCATGCTGGGAGTGCCCATGATATGGGACAACCACGGCAACATCAAGGACTTCTCCGCCACCCTCGGCAAGTCCGATCTCTTCCTGCAGGGAAACCTTCTTCTGGAAAAGGTCCTTGCGAGGCTGGCCACGAAAATATTGGTGGTATCGCAGAAGGAGGTCGAGGCCTACCGCTCCCTGGGCTTCGACATCTCCAAGTTCGAGGTGGTCCCGACGTGTGCCGACATGACCCTGGTGCGCTCCCTGACGCGGACAAGGGAGGGGGCGAGGAAGGAGCTGAAGGTCAGTGAGGGCACGAAGGTGGTGCTGTTCTTCGGGACGCTCAAATATATGCCCAACCTCGATGCCGCGCAGTACCTTGCCAAGGAACTCTACCCCCGCGTGGCCGCGGAGGTCCCGGGGACCGAGCTGTTCATTGCCGGTTCGGGGTCGTTGGGGGAGGACGCGCCGCCGGGGGTCAGGATGCTGGGCTTTGTTCCGGACCTGTACCTGTGGCTGTCCGCGGCGGACGTGTGCGTGGCCCCCATGTGGAAGGGCGTGGGCATCCTCACCAAGGTCATTGACATGCTCTCGGTGGGGAGGGCCACGGTGGTGAGCCCCCTGGCCCTGGAGGGCATACCGGAACTGGAGCACGGTGTCAACTGCATGATGGGCAAGGACCGGGACGAATTCACTTCGCAGGTCATCAGCCTGCTGCGGGACCCCCCGGGAGCGAACGCCCTGGGATCACGGGGACGGGAGCTGGTGTCGGAAAGGTACTCCTGGGAGATCGTAGGCCCAAGGCTCCGGGGCTTAATATTAGCGTTAACGGAGGACCGATAA
- a CDS encoding glycosyltransferase family 4 protein produces the protein MRIGLVNLITKTADVQADASVMRTAGLRPGTDQDLNVVETGRRLVRRGNEVTIFVADAYRPQSTGDLGGVKMDYIPTRLPWMFPPSLAPLTPSLREEIHREHFDVVQSGEVFQPGTYLTWAATRDGGPDMFIWQELDIYMQGPMGWLQKQYYRTLGKAVTRGCRAVIPRSRSAARHLLEAGVPEERIAPVVHSGVDTDVYRPLNKEDSRARFNVEEGQNVLLSIGRMHENKGMDLMVKAMSFLRVGDPDCLLILKGTGPQEPALREMVRSSGLEDHVRIMTDRLEQADMAALYNAADMLLVASRTDLFPFTAIESISCGVPIATSFARGLKSDIVDEGAGAMLPPGPEEMAGELRSLLEDPVGLDRMGARAREVALRDFSFDVGAERLLDIYTRRDG, from the coding sequence ATGAGGATAGGACTGGTCAATCTCATCACCAAGACGGCCGACGTCCAGGCCGATGCCAGCGTCATGCGTACCGCAGGCCTCCGGCCGGGCACGGACCAGGACCTCAACGTAGTGGAGACCGGGCGGCGCCTCGTACGTAGAGGCAATGAGGTCACCATCTTCGTCGCCGATGCTTACCGGCCTCAAAGCACGGGAGACCTGGGAGGGGTGAAGATGGACTACATACCCACACGGCTACCGTGGATGTTCCCCCCTTCCCTGGCCCCCTTAACCCCTAGCCTGAGGGAGGAGATACATAGGGAGCACTTCGACGTGGTGCAGTCGGGGGAGGTGTTCCAGCCGGGTACGTACCTCACCTGGGCGGCTACCCGCGACGGGGGGCCGGACATGTTCATCTGGCAGGAGCTGGACATCTACATGCAGGGCCCCATGGGTTGGCTCCAGAAGCAGTACTACCGGACGCTGGGTAAGGCGGTCACCCGGGGCTGCCGGGCTGTCATACCCCGCTCCCGCTCCGCGGCCCGGCACCTCCTAGAGGCTGGAGTGCCCGAGGAGAGGATCGCTCCGGTGGTCCACTCCGGCGTGGACACCGATGTCTACCGCCCCCTGAACAAGGAGGACTCCCGAGCACGGTTCAACGTGGAGGAGGGACAGAACGTCCTCCTGTCCATCGGCCGGATGCACGAGAACAAGGGGATGGACCTGATGGTCAAAGCAATGTCCTTCCTCCGCGTAGGGGACCCCGACTGCCTTCTGATCCTGAAGGGAACGGGGCCCCAGGAACCTGCGTTGCGGGAGATGGTGAGGAGCAGCGGCCTGGAGGACCACGTGAGGATCATGACCGACCGCCTGGAGCAGGCGGACATGGCCGCGTTGTACAACGCCGCCGACATGCTGCTGGTGGCCTCGCGAACCGACCTCTTCCCGTTCACGGCCATAGAGTCCATATCCTGCGGGGTCCCCATCGCCACCTCCTTTGCCCGGGGGCTCAAGAGCGACATCGTGGACGAGGGGGCGGGGGCCATGCTGCCACCGGGGCCGGAGGAGATGGCGGGGGAGTTGCGCTCCCTCCTCGAGGACCCCGTGGGCCTGGACCGTATGGGGGCACGGGCCCGCGAGGTCGCCCTCCGCGACTTCAGCTTCGACGTGGGGGCGGAGCGGTTGCTGGACATCTATACCCGGAGGGACGGATGA
- a CDS encoding glycosyltransferase family 39 protein, whose product MSRSEYDIRPSFLYALSLAGMAICIVSSFGFEVQYVPLGTPFGLFGLLPMGYWIGILFLVISLAIGLRTGDETVFFVQSLLLFLALWCAPAMFEKYPTVWDSYVHYDASLAIVREGLVPNTAAYNYAFNYPGFFVLGASFALLGDPPALLFLRLYPIFAATLTVAAIYLFARTYVPRMDHRLAFLLAAFANVWLQFNYSPQSLGLVAGLLIFVCLEREGREWLYAALILFAFIVVSHPTTLIFVLGAIAIKEVFNRFLYFTVGLRRPTRWERPWPVGVFILIWLGWFFTGASSFSFNLVQFISNRLFMLGQVQESVSEQWAMRGTSENILGQLYPQLRTGMLGIFLALTLLALLIYLLSKNRRHVNFPRNILALFLLPLAIIPLDMAFFNGQLYDRGILYLALVAPIIFVPILITNRKKVFRVGLSVAISLVVVAAASTIFYQEALYINNDRAVEVADFLAGNAPHTIVGGGFYPVDVWDDAGEQFDRIKISALYNMSIGNIARFYGGGTIVFDDTTEMWYRQWGTIGMYDFYRDQAPYNYRVYDNGGAWVMYIRGT is encoded by the coding sequence GTGAGCAGGTCGGAGTACGACATTCGCCCTTCGTTCCTGTACGCACTGAGCCTTGCAGGTATGGCCATCTGCATCGTGTCCTCTTTCGGTTTCGAGGTCCAGTACGTTCCCCTGGGCACCCCCTTCGGGCTCTTCGGCCTGCTCCCGATGGGTTACTGGATCGGCATCCTCTTCTTGGTCATATCCCTTGCTATCGGCCTGCGCACGGGCGATGAGACGGTGTTCTTCGTCCAGTCCCTGCTGCTGTTCCTGGCCTTGTGGTGTGCACCCGCCATGTTCGAGAAGTACCCCACGGTGTGGGACTCCTACGTGCACTACGATGCCTCGCTGGCCATCGTCCGGGAGGGCCTCGTGCCTAACACGGCGGCGTACAATTACGCGTTCAACTATCCCGGGTTCTTCGTCCTGGGCGCTTCCTTCGCACTTCTGGGGGATCCCCCTGCGCTGCTGTTCCTGAGGCTCTACCCCATCTTCGCCGCGACCCTGACGGTGGCGGCCATCTACCTCTTCGCCAGGACCTACGTGCCCCGAATGGACCACCGCCTGGCGTTCCTGCTCGCGGCCTTCGCCAACGTGTGGCTGCAGTTCAACTACTCACCGCAGTCCCTGGGCCTGGTGGCCGGACTGTTGATATTTGTCTGTCTGGAGAGAGAGGGCAGGGAGTGGCTGTACGCTGCCCTCATCCTTTTTGCCTTCATCGTGGTCTCCCATCCCACCACCCTCATCTTTGTTCTGGGGGCCATCGCCATAAAGGAGGTGTTCAACCGCTTCCTGTACTTCACCGTGGGACTCCGCAGGCCTACGCGCTGGGAGCGTCCGTGGCCGGTGGGGGTGTTCATCCTCATATGGCTGGGGTGGTTCTTCACCGGGGCCTCCTCCTTCTCCTTCAACCTCGTTCAGTTCATATCCAACCGCCTGTTCATGCTGGGGCAGGTACAGGAGAGCGTGTCCGAGCAATGGGCCATGAGGGGTACTTCGGAGAACATACTGGGGCAGTTGTACCCGCAGCTGAGGACGGGGATGTTGGGTATATTCCTAGCGCTCACCCTCCTGGCGCTGCTGATCTATCTGCTGTCCAAGAACAGGCGCCACGTGAACTTCCCCCGGAACATACTGGCCCTGTTCCTCCTGCCGCTGGCCATAATCCCCTTGGACATGGCCTTCTTCAATGGGCAGCTGTACGACCGTGGCATTCTCTACCTCGCCCTGGTGGCGCCCATTATCTTCGTGCCCATACTCATCACCAACCGCAAGAAGGTCTTCCGCGTAGGTCTCAGTGTCGCCATCTCCCTGGTAGTGGTGGCGGCGGCCTCCACCATCTTCTACCAGGAGGCCTTGTACATCAACAACGACCGAGCGGTGGAGGTGGCCGACTTCCTGGCCGGGAACGCTCCCCACACCATCGTGGGAGGTGGATTCTACCCCGTCGATGTCTGGGACGATGCCGGGGAGCAGTTCGACCGCATAAAGATCAGCGCGCTGTACAATATGTCCATAGGGAACATAGCCAGGTTCTACGGCGGAGGGACGATAGTGTTCGATGATACCACGGAGATGTGGTACAGGCAGTGGGGCACCATCGGGATGTACGATTTCTATCGCGATCAGGCGCCGTACAACTACAGGGTCTATGACAACGGGGGAGCTTGGGTCATGTATATCAGAGGTACTTAG